The stretch of DNA ttcatttaacatttttctgcTTTGTTGCCTtgcattttgatttgtttgGGATATGTGTGTTAGTTGAGCTAGCAACTTGTTTGCATCATTGTGCGCTAATAGCGGCTTTAAGTCGCCCAACGATATGCCATAAATCCATGTTAATAACGCCAGCAGGATGGGatccctctctctgtctatctctcaCTTGTGAGGGGTTGTGTTTCTGCTGAGACCGgcaagaaatttcaaattcaaagaCATTTAAGTAGATTAAGCGACTTTCATGTCGCTGTCGTCAGTTGCGTGGGGCTATCAACCCAAATGAACGTCGACAGTAAAACAATTCACCAGGCACGCCCGGTGAAAAGGACTTGAGTATGCCAAGCCAGGATGAAGACgacgcaacaacaacaagaacaacaatgaCATAAAGTCCGCAATATGCGTTGTCTTGCTTTGCTCTGCCTTCTCCCTGGCTTTTTGTGCCACTCAAAAACGATTCTcgaaatatgcaaatatagAGCTTCTGTGCATAAGGGGGCGTGGCTGAATGGGCGTTGCAACAGCAAACAATGAAAGTAAATGCCAAAACATTTTATTGATTATCAGGCAGAAATGGAAGCTGAGAGGCCACAATCAACAGTGAAGCAAAAGGCATCaaacaatatataaaatacgttttaatattattataaaagTGTACTTCCAGATGATATTGTTTAACATGAACTGAGGCACACTATAATGATAAAATATTTGGACTGAATTTGACCGTTCTGGAAGGTATCGTAAAATTGGTCAGTGTCTGTCTTTCTCATTCTATGCAAACTAGTCATGCAATTTTTGGGCTATGGCTAGGAATTTTGGAACTACTTTCTAATGTATGGAGCCCATTTGCCGATTCGGGCAAATACATACAATTATGATATATCGTTTAGAATTTggccaaaaatgaaaaatctttataaatattattcgtTTGAGAGATCCAGTAAAAAGTTTTCCTTCAGTGCACTGTGGGCCTTTTTTACCTTTTTCTGGCATAAACTCCAATTTATATGATAGGGGTCTGAAATTTCGCAAGCACATTACTAGgacttaaaatttattttttttttaatcttatCACGGCTTAACACTCAATTTTAAACTCTCGTGCTAAGAGATCCCGTTTTTTTTGAGATGAATTGCTACTGTGTGCTTTGATTGGCTGGTCGTAAAAAGAGTGTGAATCGATTCTTTCAATTCATCGAACGGTGACTAATTCTTATCAAAATGCAGAACACTAGATGTAACTTAATCTTTTCCGTatttccattttagttttaaacaGTTTCCAAACTTTAGTACCACATTTTTTggatattaaaaaacaaaaacccatctaaaatcaaataaacttttataaatattattacaacaaaattttagTCCCTTTTTTACAACTTTAAATACTTATTTAATCACATTCAAATCCAATTGGAATCTTCATCCTAACTTAATTAATTGTTCTACTGTAAGCTAGTTATCAAAATGTTTGTCAGTATCCATAGTTCAAGTTGTATACGGAGCATTCCAGTGAGAACCACTGTACACTTAATGCTACTGCTACTTCAGTTGCCATTAGACGGCGCCGGCGAGTATGCTACACTTTTTTCCCTCTTGTCTGACAATGAGAGTTGAACGCACGGTATGAAAGGACTGACTGGAGAATATTACGGAGTATGGGTAAGAGCATTGAGCATTTTAATAACCGCAGTAAAGAACTGAAAAACTCAGTTTACGAAGATGAGTTGAAAAGGGGGTCGGTTTGTTAGTGTGAGAGTTTGGGGGTGGAGTGAACGAGCAACCATAAATTGTGCCACCCACCGTCTAAAAAATAGGCAAAGCATTGACAATCGTCCTTCATTCGCAATGCCAGACCTTCCAAATGCCCGCCCGCCCGTTGGGCGATTTGTAATACACAAGTCTCAAACTCTGGATTGCGCATTTTGGCAACGCCCCCCGCGTTTCCCTTtctattttggtttttgatgtGCATTTGATATATGAGcagaaatttaaacttttttctcttctctctACAAGAAACAGGACAAATAGAAATTGAATGCGGAGTGTGTGCACATCAGTTTTTATTGTCAAGCACTTTAGtggggaaagagagagagagagaaaacacATTGGTGTGGTCAATGCGGCGACATAATGCAATTgtataattttcttaaaagcTCTCAGTTGCTCCAGTTGCCTTGGTTTAGACTCGACACGAGATGATGTCTCGAGTGCACTTTGGGGGCCATTGAAAGATCACACAAAAAGCATtacagaaattaaaaaaaaggtccCCTTAACAAACATATTCGTTTTGGTCAGTTTGTCCTGGTGAGAAAAACAATCAGACAAATGGTGTGAACATTAACATGAACATTTTAGCTAATTGAAATGAGAGAATCAACatgcaaataaaaactaagcaaaaatgttattaaaataaatgtgCAAATCCAGGACCGCAACAGGCAGTCACGTTTTTAGCCAAGAGCTTAACAATAAGCTTCTGCCTTCTCCTTGGGCTCGTGGTCTATCACGCTTTTGGGTTTCTGGCCACCTGTGGCGCACTCCAGGATCACGTCTCAGGTGCGAAATGAAGATTTATAAAATGGCAAATTGATTTAAAGTGCTGGGTGGAGAGCTTTACCAACCAACTTGTAACTTAATCAAATTTTGATACTTCCTTGGGGAATCCTTCACCGCTGTGAGtatctgtgtgtttgtgtgtgtgtatgcgtatgcgtttatatctatgtatgttcAATTTCACCCCTGAGACTCTGTAATTGAGGGTTCAACTAGAATTTGCTTCGACATCAACAGGTAATTTCTGTCTAGATTTTTATGATAACTTTCTTGTGGCTTGTTAGaccgagaaaaaaaaaactgaataaTTCATGATACATACACACAATTTATGGGCATATTGTCCTAACAAGCCAAATACATCTCTAACTGAAATTTGAATACTTTTGTCACGTATTTTCGttcagttttcttttccttttttcctattttttatTACTACGCGTAATATAATACAATCGTCTGAGATATTCAATTAAATGTAATCGCATCTATTGCCGCGACTGATTGagagggaaaaaaaaaaagaaaacacagcAACGAGacacaaatgaaaaaaaaagaagaaaagtttaaattgaaattgaataaataGCTAAATAAACACGTTCTTTGAAAATAAATGctaatttcacttttttttcctatttctttttgttttggtatTCCATTTTTATGCCGCTCTCCTGTTTCAATTCACACTTCGATTTTCTTGCTTCTTCGTCTCCAGTTTCCAACCACTTTCAAATAGGCAGCCAGGCACGTGCCAACGCAAATCCTTTTAATGTGATGCCATttatgcaaaatgaaaaatacgCCAGAAAAATTGGGAGAAACTaagtttgaatttttgaaagaAACGCTATAAAATGAtatactttttgtttattgtgaAATTTCTTATAATGCACTTAAAAGTTTCGTGACATTTTTTGGGTTTTCGTCGagtttatttttgaatatggCTAAAGTATAATTAGCATAATAATAAGACCTTTTGTTTATAAGTTTGGTAACTTGTCTATAAAGTCtaacactaaaaaaaaaaactagtaTATTTTGGAATAacttatatatttgtatacccATGTTTATGccataaaatacaaatattataaTCCTATCTGGCTTCAAACAAATAATCAAGACTGTAGGCTTAAAAATGTCTAAAATGAGTCAAATTtgaaccaaaaagtatgctacaggGATTCCAAGaactttctgttttttaatCCAAAAGTATCATTGGAATCTTATGCATCTTACAAGTTGTTTATTAGTAATGTTTGCTATTTTTCTCGAAAAGGATATTCCAAAATCTtctaaaaatgtagaaaatgtATACTTTTGAGTGCCTATTTTCCAACCACAGATTCcctaatttcacaaaatctaGACGTGATGGGCAAAAACCGAGTATACAGTCAGAATCAGCTTATCCTAATTAGTTAAGAACCTCTCTCAGATTAATGACACCAAAAATtatgtcggcctgtgtaatGTGAGCTggtattttaataaatttttaaaattgaaacttCAATTTGGGTATACAAATTAATAAACACATTGTTTTTAAAGAAGATTAAATGtcttacatataaatatagttTTCAAACTGGACCAAGTTGAGCTGCAGATAAAAACTTTAGCTTCGACAATTGAATTCCCATTTTGCCTTTCTTGATAcagtttttattaaaaaaagtttttcttctatgcatttaattaacatttaaaaaagtaaagaagTAATAAAACCAGCGCAAAGTAAACAGTTAAAGAGATTGAACAACCTGCAAATATAAACAAGTCTGTACTTTGTAATTTACATTTaacaaagtagaaaaaaaaagagaaaaaaaacagggTGCCTCTCTAATAAAAAAGGAAACGCTGCGTGTGcaacaaaatttgcatatgtCAACAATGTGCCGGGGAAAACAAgttaaaatttacaatttattgCCGCAAAGCATTTGAGCACAAGAGATACATTTGCTCGATGAGCGAAATTGAAATGTTAATTACATGAGTTTGGGGGCAAAGGAACAAAAAGGGAGTTGATGTGTGGACAAGGGAGTTGGTGGTGGGGAGGAAGAGGTTGGGCAAACAGTTTAGAAACCAGTCAACGTTTTAGACACTGGATAAGCAAACATCAGTCAGGCCACGGTCTATGATTTGTGTGTTCAGCTCTTAATCAGACCAAGTTCGGAAGTTGTAGGTTTTTACGTTTTTAATATAGCCATCGATAACCCAAGGCAAGGATCTGAGAAGGATTCCAATAGAAGGGGACGAAAGGTTAAACTGTTGTGCGGCGTGaaggcaaacaaaagtgcGCTCGGGGGATGATACTACTGCTGAAGACgtcgatgataatgatgatgatgacgatgatgataatgatgatgctgaGACTGATGCTGATGAGGTGTGAATGCCACTGCCACAGTCAGGGACGTCACCGCATTGCAGCCACAGCCAGAACCGctctttgctttttgtttttatgccTCAAACAATGCTTCTACTCCCTACTCCTACTCCTGCTcctgtttttgctgttgtggCATCCACTCGAGGTTAATtgaatttctctttttttttgcgtcCTTGCCGTTTGGTAAATGGAAATGCTTTTCCGCTTTTAAGCTGGCTCATGGTCATAATAATGGCAAAATTTAGTTAGCTCAGGTCCATGCTATAAAGGTAGAATTAATTGAATCTGATTCTAATTGAAATGTTTGCAACATTTTATAACATTGTTTGGCAGCCACAAAGccttgtttatttaattttaatcaataaatagTGTATAgtgaaaacaaacaaagcaAACATCGAATGTAAAAGCTAACATTCTGTATTTTTTGCCAACTCTTTTTCTTCCCTATGAATTGTGGGATCGATCTATATCAATTTATAAACCACAATATGTAAAACTCAAATCGGTAAAAATACCTAAAAATATCAAGATGATTTTTGATAAATAAAGACTTAACTGTAAACTTGAATGCACCTGAAATTAAAAGCGAAATAAAGGCAAGATTTAGTACCGCGTTTAACAATAGTTTGGCAATGAGCAAAATTTGGATTTCAAATTTAGATATTTCCACCGACAAGAAAGGTTTCAAAATGTTGCTTTCATTATACGTATCTAAAATGTTcaacttttatatttttgagtACAAACAATGAAGGCAAATTCcttaattatatattatagaaATCGTTGTATCTAAAAAATATCTtaatctaaaaaaaataattgtaataataattgcaaCGGTAAGTTTGTAAGTACAGGTTTTTCCGCAAAAACTTTAAGTGTACCATGAAGCTAATCTTCTTAAATTCTGAATTTATATCGTGTGTGCACCTTATAAATATCTCAATTTCATTTCGGATATTAATATTCGCTTATACTAATACTAAACACTAACTAAAACTGAACTAACGTCGCATGAGTGATCTATCAGAATCCGGATTAGAAACAGCACTTGGCAAACTTTGATAAATCGGATATCAAAATCTATGTAGATTTAATTATGGTttcataataaaaaaaactatgtaaTTCTTATTTATGCaacaattatttaaattttgatattCCTTTACAATTCGCAGGGTTTTCAAATTATCtcttttatgattttttatctcaaaaaataaacaccGATGgctcttaatttttttttctgttggtACTAACCTCAAAACactatataaaataattgttgtatataaaaaatttcgttcGTTTCattacacttttttttttgcttccgAAACTTGTTGAAGAAGAGATAGCTATATAATCTGAATTAACTACATTTTCAGTAATTTAATAAGTTTTTAGACATTTTATTTCGCTaaggaaataacaaaaataaatatatttaaaattcatcCTAACAAATTCTTATTTTAGTCACCTCAAACGATCAAACATAAGCTATAAATTACTAGTAACCTACACACTTTTCACCAAAACTAATGTACTCTTTTACAATGGTGTACATAGAAAATTTCTACTTAAACCTTCcgaaattttgtttatttactaTAAAAGAGAAACGCATATTGTTTAGGatattcaaattgaatttgataTTTCTTTATTATCATAATTAGTTCTTTCAAgccaatatttcttttattatacTAATGTTAAAAATCACATTTCTTTTCCAATCCaaacagaaaaataataaaaaattgactaaAAATCATTGATATTAcgaatatacatattatagCGATATGAATTGATATGATGTTGCTACGATATTCTTTAGGTTCAGTTTTGCatttgatatatatttatagaatACGCTGATAACGGCGATAGCATGCCAATTCGACACTCCAAGCACCAGGAAGTTGCAGACGTTGGCTAGTGCTTGTGCTGCTCCTGGCAGATTTCCAATTCCTGGACCAGTTCCGACGGCAAAATTGCCACAATCCACGCCCGTACCAAGGCATTGTcaatgttgatgatgttgttgttgttgctgctgtccgTTCTTTTATtgcagatgatgatgatgaagttGATGATTAAAGACTCCTTCTCACGTCTGCTCCCTTGGCCTCGTTTGTGGTTTGTGTGTGGCGCCAGTTGGTGAGCCGGGGCTTTTATAGCTGTCGCCATGAGTCCTGAGCTTTCTCACCATCCACCCAATCAATGGGCTCCCACGCCACGAGACAACATAGAGGAAAACTTTCGTGTTGAGTTTCCCTTACGCTGAATGTTGAGTTTCCACCACTCACACATGCGAAAAAGcggcaatggcaacaattgTAGCTGCCTAATTGggtgtatatatgtagacTCTTCATATACAAGTTAGGTAAACAGCTGtctatatatgtgtatacatataaacgtatatatataggtataagTATATAGCTTTGTCTCCCCATATCTGTGTGACCTTATGCACACAAGGACATTGTTAAGGAGGAGCCAAAGTATTCGTATTTAACATTTGCAATGACtattaaatgaatatttttcgctaaactcaacaatattcaaattaaatttatttggttttttttttcgtgcaAAATTCAACATTCACTCACTCTAGTCTATCTTAAGCCTTAAGCCTTTTCGTTgcttttcgtttcgtttcctGCCTGTGAGTAAGTGATTAAAACCATTAACGAAATTATCAAGGATTATAAAGATTTGTTCAAATTCTGGATGCGCTGCCACGTCGCTGCGGGTGTTCCCCATTGCCAGAAAGACAATGCAATTTAACGTAATCCATGGGCTTCAATTAATGGAGTGGAGTGTCGGCAGAGCTCACTAAAATTGAAAGAAGAAGTCGAAATGGAAGGGTTGTTCGCCTCATTTTACTTCATGGCAAACAACCCAAAAATGTAGAAGGGACATAGTCTCGGGGAGTGAGACGATTTCATTCTGTTCAGGTTCATCAGTTTTGGCATTTAAGAGAAATTTCCAATAGCCATTTAGAGTACTTTAACGTCGTCAACAATTTATGTAACAGGTTGACATGTTCTTCCATTAGCTTCAAGAAACACATTGATCTAATAGACTAAGCGATTTGATCTACATGCTCACATATAGTTAATATAATTTAGGAGTAGTATTAAGACTTCAACTTATAAACATTCTATAACAAGCTGAAAGGGGGTTCCTGTATTTAAAATAAGACTATGTAAAGCTTTTAACATTTCATATGCCGCTTCCACAGATTGCagaatatacaaaaatttccaGCCGTTAAGTTGGTactatttcattttgttgttatttactTACGTCAGTTCCACAAATTATTAACTACTGACGTCATTTACTCCTACACTTTATAGAATTCTttgtgaattttatttttgtacttGCGCtctagaaatatttttatatatgaaCTTATATTTAGATGTCCGTCGTGTATTGTGAAAAATGACTGAAACCTATTTTGAACGTTGGGCAGAGGTCAAATGATAAAGGTCAAATACTTTGCTGAAAGTGAATTTCGTCATTTATCAACATTTATGAATGACAACTACACAAATCTTGAAAATCGTAGGCTTTTAGTAGTAGCCTGGTATTTAATTGTGACAAATTCACTTaaacaaaactaacaaaacaaTTCAATCAGAAGGTTACACAGTCAGGagaatacataaatacataaacatacatataaacatacatatatagatacattAAGAGGCATCTATAGGCGTTACCTAAACCCATTGCATTCTCTACATATGAATTTCCAACTGTAGTCGTAATGGCGTCTGAGAATTTAAATTCAGTGCCATCGGAAGTCAAAATAGGTGCATCAGTAGCCTTTAAGGAGATAATAAAGATTACGTTGGATAACAATCAAAAAAAAGTAGGAAGTACTATAATTGATTTTCGTGTACCCCAAGAAGAGTCTCTCAACGAGAAAAGTCCAGAAGTAAATTTGTCCTCTCCTGGTGGTAAAGTCCCCATGGATGATGATAGTGCAACCGTCGAAACAGAGACAGATTCCGAGTTAAAAAAATCTATTTCGGACTTAAAAACGGCCATCAATGAAACGCATGATGAGAAGAACTTAATGAACGATCAAAGTCGACCGCTGACCATAGAGAAATTTGAAAAGATTGAACATGAAAAGCGAAAGCAGAAGAAGGCTTTAAAGCGTTTAGCCCGACAACAATTTCAGCTGGAGGTGGTAAATGAAGATCAACTGTCGTCTATGGATGTAAGTTTAATCGATGAAAACGAGCTAGCTAAAGCATCGATCGTTACCTATGATGACCTTTTCCTATTGGAATTGGAAAGCTCTTCGTCCATATCAACATCGTCTAGTGAAGGAAGCGATTCAGAAGTGTCTTCGATTCCGTTTAATGGAGATTTTCTAAAAGTCTTTGCAAAGCTTCCCGATATAGATGAAATCTCATCGGTAACGGAGGAACAGACTTCTGTCCTCGACAAGGATTTGAGTGGCAAATTCGTAGATCCCTTGACAGGTGAAACAGATACAACGACGACCAATATGGATCTGGATGATACAGATTTGCTAGAAGAGGATACTCATCATTATATAGAGAATGAAGATAGTGAAATTGAATTGTCAGATATTGTCTTTCCAGTGGAGGATAAAGATTTTGTACCTAGAATTGATATGGGTAGATCTACACCTCAATTGCGTGGAATTCGCTctgaattaaattttcttcgaaattttgaattttcacCGGTCTGCTCGAAAAGTTCATCGACTCTGGCCGACCAACAGCAAAACCGTATAAGTTCATTCGATTTGGTTAAgcattttattgaaaaactCATTAATACTGTTGTCGTTAATGAAACAACTAAGGAATCAATGGAGAATCTTTCCGTAAAATTAGACAAATCTAAACTGATGAATGAGCTGTCCGAAGTCTGGACTACATTGAACGTTGAGATGATCTACAATGATAATATTCAATTAAAGACGGTTGAATACTATCGTCGCATACATCAGACTTGGGCAGTTACCCCGCAGCCTCTCAAATCGGAACTGATGGATTATCGTCGATATAAATATCTACTTAATATCTTGGATCATCTTAGACAAAAAGCAGCGTCAACCAAGAAGAGAGTCATGTATACCATTGATTCCATAATTTCCGAGTTGCAAAGTGCTCAATATTTTTCCAATGTGACGGCTGACAAACTCGAGGATCGCATGCGAAAAACTATAGCTCCTTTGGAATCAAAAAAAATGGAGCAGTCCCTGGAAGCAGATATAAAACAAATGCAGGATCTTCGCAATCAGATTGGCGAAGAGAGAATGAAATTATTGCGCCAAAATGACACATTAGCAAGTTCCCAAAGGGTACATACTGATAAtccatttttttgttctttgtcGTTGTTAATCTTTACTTCCTCAATGTAGCGACTTTTGGATTATGACCCTATAGAGCCAGATTGCTCAATGACCCAATACATTAATATTCAACACGATATTTTCAAGTTGGGCAAGCTTCTTGAAGGTAAATTCGAAAATAacttatgtttatttatagatttagaattattaatattattcaAACAGCTCGTTCTATATCCTTTGACCGTATGTATGAGCGATTCGATAATTATATAAAACGTGTGGCCTTCTATCGTGAGAAGACTGATATTACAGCTGCTATTTTGAAAGAACAAAAGGACAGATTAAAAGAACTCTACTTGATGCGAGATAAATTACGAAGACGACTAAATCAACTCCATTTGGAACATAATCGCAGCATGGCCGAAAAAACTGAATTGGAACTAAAGGCCGGCATATTCCGTAGTCCATTTCTGATGTTGGATTATGACAAGTGTTTAGAATTAGTGTCAGAGAAACGTAAAGTAGTTTTGGAATTGAGGAACAGAGTCCAAAAATTGGGTAGCCGCTTGGCCAAAATCTGTGCTCATAACCAGGCACTTTGCTAAGCATTTTTTATACACTTTAGTAAGCTAACATTTTAACATACTTATACTACTTCAAAGGAATAAAATGATTACATTTATAATGCAGAAATttataaaactgtttttttaaattcaattattctTCTGATTTTGATGGCAGTCTAAAAAGGGTAGAAGCATTTCCAAAGCTTATTATTATTCGATTGGGGTCTCTAGGTCGCATGATCATTAGAGAAAATGAAGACCTTcggaaaataaacaaacaaacttatACATAAAATTGACGTCCTCCTAACACAAAAATGGtatctttatttttctttccatttGAAGTGTTTTTGTACTCTAATAAAGAATGTTGGCTCATTAGTCCAGCTTATACGACTCATTTTGGACGAACTTCACGGACCTCATCAGTGTCTAAAATACGATTACGATTAAGTCCTGGTAACTAGTGTTTGGCTGTCCTTTTTCGCCATACAGAAATAACTAAGTTTATCGACACATTcttgtggaaaaaaaaattaaaaatagcCCAATGAAAACCGTCTCAAGAAGTTTTCAACGGTTTtccaaaatttctttttttaacttattgaacacaaaagtttttacacacaaaatacatttttattacgGTTTTATCGGATTTGAATTAATATTGCCAGagtaaatcaaaaaaaaaaattacatttttcgAGACGATAACGAAGTCAATATATAATTTGTAGAAATCTGCAATATAAGGCTAGTATTATAGCGTAACTTAAAACTGATGACAAATCAAAGCCTTTTCTGCAATTCCCAAAAATAGATTTCCTCAGTTCTCTTGTTGTACTATAGAAGCTCTCTAGCTCTATAGCTCTTATACCTAGTGATTTTGAAGATTAGAAATTTTTGGTAAAGTTTCTTCAGGACCCGTTCCGATGATTTTCTTCTTAAAATAACTCAAAAGTATCTAGTGAGCCTTgaaactacatatatatagaaagtTTTCTTTATAAATATAGTAGGTTGTATGTTGAGCTCACATTTGATTTGTCTGTTCCTTATTCAAGTTGTCACAATAATAAAACTagtaatttatataaattatatctAGTCTTATACTCGGATATAttaacatatatttatttacaagatttataaagtattttaaacaaatgcaacatattttttattaactaACCAACGTAATGGAATCCGAAAATGGTGAAAAAGCTGAAGTGCCACCTGCTAAGCCattagaaaatgaagaaaatctGGCTCCCCAACCTGTTATAGAGTCTTATGTAGCTCAAGTTTCCTCCATAACCGACGAGAAAACAGCGGAAAATACTTCTGAGCAAGTGCAGTCACAAAATGAACTCGAAGCATCGACTTTAGCTGATGCCGGCGTACATACTCCGTTAGCAGGTCGTAGTCATGATGAACTCATTTCCGTTAACCAAAACGGTGAAGAAGCAAGTGAAGCCACCATGGACCCAGGTGAAGATGGATCTCTGTCAATTGATTCAGAAGAGTTTTCGGATTTTTTAGATCAGGAAGCTGAAGAAGCAGAAATGTTAACAATCGAGAATCTTGAAAAGATTACGAAAAAGAATCTgaagaagcaaaagcaacaggaAAAGCCTACGAAAACTCAACtcagagaaaagaaaaagcaaaaacgtGCCTTAAAAATTGGAACCTTACTTGCCGACATACCGAGTGATTCCGAAGACGAATCATCGATCTCATCTGACGAGGACAGTAGAAGTGACATTAGCGTTGTAtcgtttaaattcaattttctcaGTAAGTTGGGTTCATTGCCTAGATTATCTCAGATATCTTTAGATCGAGAGGAGGAATCTCTAGTGGCTTCCATTCGAGTTACTCAAGATCCTGAAGTCATTGATCCTGATCTGAAAGGTAGATTTGTGAATTCTTTGACAGGCGAAACTGAATCCACTGAGACCACTGAAACCACTGAAGAGATTGAAGAGGAAAGTGCGGAATTTGAATCCGAAGATTCTTCGTCAGATTTCGATTTACTTTCGGAAAGAGAAGACGAGGAACCCACATTGCCAGAGAAGCAAGAtgaagaaaatttttttttcgaagaAGCTGAAGTACTAGCTGAGTCGGGAAGGGCAACATTTATTCTTGAGACGGAATCCTTTATTAAAGCTCGTGATCTTAAAAATCGAGTGATTAGTATAACTATGGATTTTctagaaaaattatttgattCAGTTGTTGATACCGTTAATTCAAAAACCTTAGCGGAAAAACTtgacaaaatgaaattattcAAAGAGTTAGAAGCTGGCGTCGTTGACTACAGAGTAGAAAAGTCGTGCAATACATTTTTAGATAACAAAGCTGTAGAATGCCATCGTCGCATGCGACGAGGTTACGCTTATGCTAAACTACGGGACAATGAGGAAGTTTTTGAATACCATCGATATAAACGTGCCCTAAATTTTCTTGATCACATAAAGCAAAGGGCCGTCGAAGCCAAGAAAAAATGCAATAATATGACGACAAAAGTTAACGTTGAGTTAGTTGAAGGTACTGTCGGCTACATATCCCTGTCCGACAGAATTGAGAAACGCATACGTGAGGTACTCATGCACAAAGATTCCGAAATAATAATGAAAGCCATCGCAGTCGATATGCAAACGATGCGGCacttacaaaacaaaataagcgAATCGAGAG from Drosophila willistoni isolate 14030-0811.24 chromosome 2R unlocalized genomic scaffold, UCI_dwil_1.1 Seg200, whole genome shotgun sequence encodes:
- the LOC111518518 gene encoding uncharacterized protein LOC111518518, whose amino-acid sequence is MASENLNSVPSEVKIGASVAFKEIIKITLDNNQKKVGSTIIDFRVPQEESLNEKSPEVNLSSPGGKVPMDDDSATVETETDSELKKSISDLKTAINETHDEKNLMNDQSRPLTIEKFEKIEHEKRKQKKALKRLARQQFQLEVVNEDQLSSMDVSLIDENELAKASIVTYDDLFLLELESSSSISTSSSEGSDSEVSSIPFNGDFLKVFAKLPDIDEISSVTEEQTSVLDKDLSGKFVDPLTGETDTTTTNMDLDDTDLLEEDTHHYIENEDSEIELSDIVFPVEDKDFVPRIDMGRSTPQLRGIRSELNFLRNFEFSPVCSKSSSTLADQQQNRISSFDLVKHFIEKLINTVVVNETTKESMENLSVKLDKSKLMNELSEVWTTLNVEMIYNDNIQLKTVEYYRRIHQTWAVTPQPLKSELMDYRRYKYLLNILDHLRQKAASTKKRVMYTIDSIISELQSAQYFSNVTADKLEDRMRKTIAPLESKKMEQSLEADIKQMQDLRNQIGEERMKLLRQNDTLASSQRRLLDYDPIEPDCSMTQYINIQHDIFKLGKLLEARSISFDRMYERFDNYIKRVAFYREKTDITAAILKEQKDRLKELYLMRDKLRRRLNQLHLEHNRSMAEKTELELKAGIFRSPFLMLDYDKCLELVSEKRKVVLELRNRVQKLGSRLAKICAHNQALC
- the LOC6641600 gene encoding uncharacterized protein LOC6641600; the encoded protein is MESENGEKAEVPPAKPLENEENLAPQPVIESYVAQVSSITDEKTAENTSEQVQSQNELEASTLADAGVHTPLAGRSHDELISVNQNGEEASEATMDPGEDGSLSIDSEEFSDFLDQEAEEAEMLTIENLEKITKKNLKKQKQQEKPTKTQLREKKKQKRALKIGTLLADIPSDSEDESSISSDEDSRSDISVVSFKFNFLSKLGSLPRLSQISLDREEESLVASIRVTQDPEVIDPDLKGRFVNSLTGETESTETTETTEEIEEESAEFESEDSSSDFDLLSEREDEEPTLPEKQDEENFFFEEAEVLAESGRATFILETESFIKARDLKNRVISITMDFLEKLFDSVVDTVNSKTLAEKLDKMKLFKELEAGVVDYRVEKSCNTFLDNKAVECHRRMRRGYAYAKLRDNEEVFEYHRYKRALNFLDHIKQRAVEAKKKCNNMTTKVNVELVEGTVGYISLSDRIEKRIREVLMHKDSEIIMKAIAVDMQTMRHLQNKISESREILISRNHTLASLIERALEVANITENLTTNEFLSVERQVLLLSKRINERDDRFKVIQERCNNELKRGVYYQEKRNFDLSALAAKKEILDDLCAKKEELWKHLYELRMQHIQYINQKHELNLRAGILYKPALMLDFDKTVELVNEKRKIVDGLRTTFKKLQRRLSALSTNSSHFDLITGRKVWIR